The following are from one region of the Stanieria cyanosphaera PCC 7437 genome:
- the dapB gene encoding 4-hydroxy-tetrahydrodipicolinate reductase produces the protein MTNQSLIPVVVNGAAGKMGREVIKAIAQAEDLMLVGAVDKNPAYLGQDVGEVIGCGALEVPILNDLQSVLVLATQEKIQGVMVDFTHPDSVYDNTRSAIAYGVRPVVGTTGLSEAQIKDLAEFADKASTGALIIPNFSIGMVLLQQAALQAAQYFDHVEIIELHHNQKADAPSGTAIKTAQMLAELGKTFNPQVVTETEHIPGARGSKLEEDIRIHSVRLPGLIAHQEVIFGAPGQIYTLRHDTSDRSCYMPGVLLSIRKVTQLTSLVYGLEKIL, from the coding sequence ATGACAAATCAATCTCTTATTCCAGTGGTAGTGAACGGTGCTGCGGGTAAAATGGGTCGAGAAGTAATTAAAGCAATTGCCCAAGCAGAAGATTTGATGTTAGTGGGAGCAGTGGATAAAAATCCTGCTTATTTGGGTCAAGATGTAGGAGAAGTGATTGGTTGCGGTGCGCTAGAAGTTCCAATCCTCAATGATTTACAAAGTGTGTTGGTTCTAGCTACTCAAGAAAAGATTCAAGGGGTAATGGTAGATTTTACTCACCCTGATTCTGTTTATGATAATACTCGTAGTGCGATCGCGTATGGGGTGCGTCCTGTAGTGGGTACGACTGGTTTAAGTGAAGCACAAATTAAAGATTTAGCTGAATTTGCCGATAAAGCTAGCACAGGAGCTTTAATTATTCCTAATTTTTCAATTGGCATGGTTTTACTTCAGCAAGCTGCGCTTCAAGCTGCTCAATATTTTGATCATGTTGAGATTATTGAACTACATCACAATCAAAAGGCAGACGCTCCTAGTGGTACGGCGATTAAAACTGCTCAGATGTTAGCAGAATTGGGTAAAACTTTTAATCCTCAAGTAGTAACAGAAACAGAACACATCCCAGGAGCCAGAGGCAGTAAATTAGAAGAAGATATTCGCATCCATAGTGTTCGTTTACCTGGATTAATTGCTCACCAGGAAGTGATTTTCGGCGCACCAGGACAAATTTATACTCTCCGTCATGATACCAGCGATCGCTCTTGTTATATGCCTGGAGTGTTATTATCGATTCGGAAGGTAACTCAATTAACTTCTTTAGTTTATGGTTTAGAAAAAATCCTTTAG
- a CDS encoding DUF2330 domain-containing protein, producing MKAIRIILTGLLVGVIFLAGIKPAWAFCGFYVAKADTSLYNRASQVIIARDGNKTVLTMANDYQGEAQNFALVVPVPVVLKQEQVHIGEAKILNRLDAFSAPRLVEYFDPDPCQVLMYESDALRSMPQAAPSTSASQRNNALGVTVEEQFTVGEYDFVILSAKQSDGLETWLIENGYKIPRGAKKLLQPYIRQQMKFLVAKVNLKEYNRQGFEKLRPIAIAYESPKFMLPIRLGMINGQSEQDLIVYLLSPQGQIELTNYRTVKIPSDVNVPEFVQAEFQDFYQAMLQQSYQRENKQVAFLEYAWNMNSCDPCSAEPLNPEELKQAGVFWLNPNLTNNVFITRLHLRYSRDRFPEDLQFHTTANQELFQGRYVINHPFTGKITCEAGKEYQRSVRNRQQTEAENLARLTGWNLQEILAQIKFVNTDPNPVHWWRNLWN from the coding sequence GTGAAAGCAATCCGAATTATTTTAACTGGACTTTTAGTTGGGGTAATATTTTTAGCTGGAATTAAACCAGCATGGGCTTTTTGTGGTTTTTATGTCGCCAAAGCAGACACTAGTTTATATAATCGTGCTTCTCAGGTGATTATTGCTAGAGATGGCAACAAAACTGTTCTCACCATGGCAAATGATTATCAAGGAGAAGCCCAAAATTTTGCTTTGGTTGTACCCGTACCCGTAGTTTTAAAACAAGAACAAGTTCATATTGGCGAAGCGAAAATTCTGAATAGATTGGATGCTTTTAGCGCACCTCGATTAGTAGAATATTTTGACCCCGATCCTTGCCAAGTTCTTATGTATGAAAGCGATGCACTTCGGTCGATGCCACAAGCAGCCCCTTCCACAAGCGCATCTCAACGCAACAATGCTTTAGGAGTCACAGTAGAAGAACAATTTACGGTAGGAGAATACGATTTTGTTATTCTGAGTGCCAAACAATCAGATGGTTTAGAAACTTGGTTAATTGAGAATGGCTACAAAATCCCCCGAGGGGCAAAGAAATTGTTGCAACCATACATTCGTCAGCAGATGAAATTTTTGGTAGCTAAAGTAAATCTGAAAGAATACAACCGCCAGGGATTTGAAAAACTAAGACCCATTGCGATCGCTTATGAATCTCCTAAGTTTATGTTACCAATTCGCTTGGGTATGATTAATGGTCAATCTGAACAGGATTTAATTGTTTATTTGCTTTCTCCTCAAGGACAAATTGAATTAACTAATTACCGTACCGTCAAAATTCCTTCGGATGTTAATGTTCCTGAGTTTGTCCAAGCAGAATTTCAGGATTTTTATCAAGCGATGTTGCAACAATCTTATCAACGAGAAAACAAACAAGTTGCTTTTTTAGAATACGCTTGGAATATGAATAGTTGCGATCCTTGTTCGGCTGAACCTCTTAATCCAGAAGAATTAAAACAAGCTGGTGTTTTTTGGCTCAATCCTAATTTAACTAATAATGTGTTTATTACTCGTCTTCATCTACGCTACAGTCGCGATCGCTTTCCTGAAGATCTTCAGTTTCACACTACTGCTAATCAGGAGTTATTTCAAGGTCGTTATGTAATTAATCATCCTTTTACAGGCAAAATCACTTGTGAGGCAGGTAAGGAATATCAAAGAAGTGTCAGAAATAGACAGCAAACAGAAGCAGAAAACTTAGCCAGGTTAACAGGTTGGAATCTTCAAGAAATTTTAGCTCAGATTAAATTTGTGAACACTGATCCTAATCCTGTTCATTGGTGGCGTAACCTGTGGAATTGA
- a CDS encoding DUF2281 domain-containing protein, giving the protein MTNIREELNRKLNNLSPEQLNSVCEFVEFLEYKQQPVKTEKPITNEDIDKIVESYRQQNKPLPIGLAKGEFLVPDDFNDPLPDEILDLFEPK; this is encoded by the coding sequence ATGACCAATATCCGAGAAGAATTAAATCGCAAATTAAATAACTTATCTCCCGAACAACTTAATTCGGTTTGTGAATTTGTAGAATTTTTAGAGTACAAACAACAGCCTGTTAAAACAGAAAAACCTATTACCAACGAAGATATAGACAAAATTGTTGAATCCTATCGTCAACAAAACAAACCGCTACCAATCGGTTTAGCTAAAGGTGAATTTCTTGTTCCCGATGACTTTAACGATCCGCTACCCGATGAAATTCTAGATTTATTTGAACCGAAATGA
- a CDS encoding ABC transporter permease: MTSSRDSAVDNLRAISFRNFLTNETTLYILKRLLQALLTLFLASALSFVIIQLAPGDYLDTLKGNPQISPERLAELKQQFGLDQPPIVQYWRWLVRVVTRFDFGTSFVYFRPVSSLLIERIPATLLLAIASILITWAIAIPLGVVSAVKQNTLIDKILRVLSYLGQGFPSFITALALLSIAQNTSPLFPVGGMTSINHADLSPIGKILDIGWHMILPTLALSITSFAGLQRLTRGQLLDVLRQDYIQTARAKGLPENKVLYVHALRNAINPLITLLGFEFASLLSGAFIAEFFFNWPGLGRLILQAVQAQDLYLVMASLMMGAAMLIIGNLLADLLLKAVDPRIKLEDLK; this comes from the coding sequence ATGACTTCTAGTAGGGATTCTGCTGTTGATAATTTGAGAGCGATTAGTTTCAGAAATTTCTTAACCAATGAAACTACGCTTTATATTCTTAAAAGATTACTACAAGCATTACTGACGCTTTTTTTAGCCTCTGCACTCAGTTTTGTAATTATTCAACTAGCTCCTGGAGATTATCTTGATACTCTAAAAGGAAATCCTCAAATCTCACCTGAAAGACTAGCAGAGTTGAAGCAACAATTTGGCTTAGATCAACCTCCAATTGTTCAATATTGGCGTTGGTTAGTTAGAGTGGTTACTCGTTTTGATTTTGGTACAAGTTTTGTTTATTTTCGACCAGTTTCTTCATTATTAATTGAAAGAATACCTGCAACTTTGTTGCTAGCGATCGCATCTATTCTGATCACTTGGGCGATCGCGATTCCCTTGGGAGTTGTCAGTGCAGTTAAACAAAATACTTTGATTGATAAAATCTTACGAGTTCTAAGTTATTTAGGTCAAGGCTTTCCTAGCTTCATAACTGCTTTGGCTTTGTTAAGCATAGCACAAAATACTTCTCCGTTGTTTCCCGTCGGAGGAATGACTAGCATTAATCATGCTGATTTATCTCCTATTGGTAAAATACTTGATATTGGTTGGCACATGATTTTACCGACATTGGCACTGAGTATCACCAGTTTTGCAGGATTACAACGTCTAACTAGAGGACAATTACTCGATGTGCTTAGACAAGATTATATTCAAACTGCTCGCGCCAAAGGATTACCAGAAAATAAAGTACTTTATGTTCACGCCTTACGTAATGCGATCAATCCTTTAATTACTTTGTTAGGATTTGAATTTGCTAGTTTGCTTAGTGGTGCATTTATTGCCGAATTTTTCTTTAATTGGCCTGGTTTAGGTCGTTTAATTTTACAAGCAGTCCAAGCTCAAGATCTATATTTAGTTATGGCAAGCTTAATGATGGGTGCAGCAATGTTGATTATTGGTAATTTACTGGCTGATTTATTATTAAAAGCAGTCGATCCAAGGATTAAGTTAGAAGATTTGAAATAA
- a CDS encoding phycocyanobilin:ferredoxin oxidoreductase yields the protein MLETTQPSLRQEQHPLICQLANLILDYWQRYLDLSPYSLPEGLGYVEGKLEGERLRIENRCYQTPQFRKLHLELAKVGNNLDILHCVMFPRTQYPLPMFGCDIVAGKAGVSAAIADISPTSPEKTLSENYKLELSALPDHKFAQPRELPSWADIFSEFCLFVRPQNDAEEQNFLKQASSFLKIHCQQAVQAQPVSLPQQKLYLAGQNYYCTKQQQNDKTRRVLEKAFGPDWAEYYMKSVLFDVPETIATGEVLPN from the coding sequence ATGTTAGAAACCACACAGCCTTCACTGCGTCAAGAACAACACCCCTTGATTTGTCAGCTAGCCAATCTGATTTTAGATTACTGGCAACGATATTTAGATTTATCTCCCTATTCTCTTCCAGAAGGATTGGGTTATGTTGAAGGAAAACTGGAAGGGGAAAGATTAAGAATAGAAAATCGCTGTTATCAAACTCCCCAATTTCGTAAGCTGCATCTAGAATTAGCCAAAGTCGGCAATAACTTGGATATTCTTCACTGTGTCATGTTTCCTCGTACCCAATATCCTTTACCAATGTTTGGGTGCGATATCGTTGCAGGCAAAGCAGGAGTTAGTGCTGCGATCGCAGATATTTCTCCTACTAGTCCTGAAAAAACTCTCTCAGAAAACTATAAATTAGAACTTTCTGCTTTACCCGATCACAAATTTGCTCAACCTCGCGAACTTCCCTCTTGGGCAGATATTTTTTCTGAGTTTTGTTTATTTGTTCGTCCTCAAAATGATGCAGAAGAACAAAATTTTTTGAAGCAAGCTTCAAGTTTTTTAAAGATTCACTGCCAACAAGCTGTTCAAGCCCAACCAGTTTCTCTTCCACAACAAAAATTATATTTAGCTGGACAAAACTATTACTGCACTAAACAACAACAAAACGACAAAACTCGTCGTGTCTTAGAAAAAGCTTTTGGACCCGACTGGGCAGAATATTATATGAAATCCGTCTTATTTGATGTTCCCGAAACTATAGCTACTGGAGAAGTTCTACCAAACTAA
- a CDS encoding type II toxin-antitoxin system VapC family toxin, whose product MRILLDTHIFLWLIEDNKRLSDRYRQAIQNPNNEKFLSVVSIWECVIKYQIGKLNFPSSPEIYLPMQRREHLIKTINVDENSIAQLINLPLVHGDPFDRLIIAQALQYDLVIMTQDKAILAYPEIRILPNN is encoded by the coding sequence ATGAGAATATTGTTAGATACCCATATCTTTCTGTGGCTGATTGAAGATAACAAGCGTTTATCAGATCGATATCGCCAAGCAATTCAAAATCCTAATAATGAAAAATTTTTAAGTGTTGTCTCAATCTGGGAATGTGTAATTAAATATCAAATTGGCAAATTAAATTTTCCTAGTTCTCCAGAAATTTATCTACCAATGCAAAGAAGAGAACACCTAATTAAAACAATTAATGTTGATGAGAATAGTATTGCTCAACTAATTAATCTTCCTTTAGTACATGGCGATCCCTTTGATCGCCTAATTATTGCTCAAGCTTTACAATATGATTTGGTTATAATGACTCAGGATAAAGCAATACTAGCTTATCCAGAAATTAGGATTTTGCCTAATAATTAA
- a CDS encoding bifunctional diguanylate cyclase/phosphodiesterase — protein sequence MKYSFDHLKQLIPTSIIEPEFFTFITQAPIAIALFDRQMRYLAASSCWLKEYHLEDKNPIGYLQEQILPSLSQLWHQGYQSCLVGMNFQSAAERLIHDDGSEDWIKCFFQPWYNSQHQIAGAVVFTEVITEKKFLQAQLKASETKNQAILKVITDIVLIIDYKKQQIKIIPTNQASFSQKRVNLINQTISKFYSKTTSKKFWQLVNQALTTRKNVSFEYSVSEEETQQCFTANISPLSKDTVIWVARDISSLKQIEQALSLEQELARVTLQSIADAVITTDANGKVNNLNPMAEQLTGWTEEEAYGLNITEVFQLVDEKTKKPLTKTLELVLKQEQTVCLSTDTVLITRDGSEYAIEDSAAPIYNYQGDVIGMVIIFHDVTGSRQLTRQLSWQARHDPLTGLYNRLEFERQAQQTIIAAQQEDSHHILCYLDLDQFKLVNDTCGHAAGDELLRQVTNLMQRRVRTTDVLARLGGDEFALLLYHCSLTEGEKIANTLRELIKNFRFTWQKNSFTIGVSIGLVTIDRNSTNLNQVLSAADATCYAAKQKGRNCIQVYAPEECNLSQQQGDLPWINRLNQALAENRFCLYWQNIAPVSDRSQRKHYEILLRLIDETGAIILPGAFIPAAERYNLMPTIDRWVINTFFKLYEQCCQKESNSDNIYTINLSATTINQGELCQFLKEQFSLYTISPNNICFEITETTAIANLTQATQLIQELKQLGCYFALDDFGSGISSLTYLKNLPVDYLKIDGSFIKNITNDPIDRATVEAFNRISHVMKIKTIAEFVENEDILASLKELEIDYAQGYGIAKPIPLSFACT from the coding sequence ATGAAGTATTCATTTGATCACTTAAAGCAGCTTATCCCCACGAGCATTATTGAACCAGAATTTTTCACTTTTATTACCCAAGCTCCTATAGCGATCGCTCTATTTGACCGACAGATGCGCTATTTAGCAGCTAGTTCTTGCTGGTTAAAAGAATATCATCTCGAAGATAAGAATCCGATTGGTTATCTTCAAGAACAGATATTACCTAGTCTGTCTCAGCTTTGGCATCAAGGTTATCAAAGTTGTTTGGTTGGCATGAATTTTCAATCAGCAGCAGAAAGATTAATTCACGATGATGGTTCTGAAGATTGGATTAAGTGTTTCTTTCAGCCTTGGTATAATTCACAACATCAAATTGCAGGTGCGGTCGTTTTTACTGAAGTAATTACTGAAAAAAAGTTTCTTCAAGCTCAATTAAAAGCTAGTGAAACCAAAAATCAAGCTATTTTGAAGGTCATCACTGATATTGTCTTAATAATAGATTACAAAAAACAACAGATCAAAATTATTCCTACTAATCAAGCTTCTTTTTCTCAAAAGAGAGTTAATTTGATTAATCAGACTATTAGTAAGTTTTATAGTAAGACAACTTCTAAAAAGTTTTGGCAGCTAGTTAATCAAGCTTTAACGACCAGAAAAAATGTCAGCTTTGAATATAGTGTGTCAGAAGAGGAAACTCAACAATGCTTTACTGCTAATATTTCTCCTCTCTCTAAAGATACTGTGATTTGGGTAGCACGGGACATCTCCTCTCTGAAGCAAATAGAACAAGCTTTATCACTAGAACAAGAATTAGCCAGAGTTACGTTACAATCGATCGCTGATGCAGTGATTACTACCGATGCAAATGGTAAGGTCAACAATCTTAATCCAATGGCAGAACAACTAACTGGTTGGACAGAAGAAGAAGCTTATGGACTAAATATTACAGAAGTATTTCAGTTAGTAGATGAAAAAACTAAAAAACCACTGACTAAAACCTTAGAGCTAGTTTTAAAACAAGAACAAACAGTCTGTTTATCAACTGATACAGTTTTAATTACTCGTGATGGTTCTGAATACGCGATCGAAGATTCGGCAGCACCTATTTATAATTATCAAGGTGATGTAATTGGGATGGTGATTATTTTTCATGACGTGACTGGTTCTCGTCAATTAACTCGTCAATTATCTTGGCAAGCTCGCCACGATCCACTTACAGGATTATACAATCGGCTTGAATTTGAACGACAAGCTCAACAAACAATTATTGCTGCACAACAAGAAGATTCCCATCATATTCTTTGTTATCTCGACCTCGACCAATTTAAACTTGTTAATGATACCTGTGGTCATGCTGCTGGAGATGAATTATTAAGGCAAGTGACCAATTTAATGCAACGAAGAGTTAGAACTACAGATGTTTTGGCTCGTTTGGGAGGAGATGAATTTGCCTTACTTCTTTATCATTGCTCTCTAACAGAAGGAGAAAAAATTGCTAATACTTTAAGGGAATTAATTAAGAATTTTCGTTTTACATGGCAAAAAAACAGTTTTACGATTGGAGTTAGTATTGGTTTAGTCACCATTGATCGAAATAGTACTAATTTAAATCAAGTTTTAAGTGCTGCTGATGCTACTTGCTACGCAGCAAAGCAAAAAGGACGTAATTGTATTCAAGTTTATGCTCCTGAAGAATGTAATTTATCTCAACAACAAGGCGATTTACCCTGGATTAATCGTTTAAACCAAGCTTTAGCAGAAAATCGTTTTTGTCTTTATTGGCAAAACATTGCTCCAGTGAGCGATCGCTCTCAACGAAAACATTATGAAATTTTATTGCGTTTGATTGATGAAACAGGCGCGATTATTCTTCCTGGTGCTTTTATTCCTGCTGCGGAAAGATACAATCTCATGCCTACAATTGATCGTTGGGTAATTAATACGTTTTTCAAACTTTACGAACAATGTTGTCAAAAAGAGTCGAACAGTGACAACATTTATACAATCAATCTTTCGGCAACCACTATTAATCAAGGAGAGTTGTGCCAGTTTCTCAAAGAACAATTTTCTTTGTATACAATTTCTCCTAATAATATTTGCTTTGAAATAACTGAAACAACTGCGATCGCTAATTTAACTCAAGCTACTCAATTAATCCAAGAATTAAAGCAATTAGGTTGTTATTTTGCTTTGGATGATTTTGGTAGCGGAATAAGTTCTTTGACATATTTAAAGAATTTGCCCGTCGACTATCTCAAAATTGACGGCTCTTTTATTAAAAATATTACCAACGATCCGATTGACCGCGCTACAGTAGAAGCTTTTAATCGAATTAGTCACGTTATGAAGATCAAAACTATTGCCGAGTTTGTTGAGAATGAGGATATTTTAGCTTCTTTAAAAGAGTTAGAAATAGATTACGCTCAAGGCTACGGAATTGCTAAACCTATTCCTCTCTCTTTTGCTTGTACTTAG
- a CDS encoding DUF3120 domain-containing protein, which produces MTSSTSNYSLKKAELSLSLSQNQERQAWLVFFAASFLVSVPVFFQAPLVRLFPWFSLWLTVVWILLGGFLYQRQKTRYWGDLLLGFSWSWLAGSIYWGWLRYEPLIHLPIESIGVPFAIWCLWRRWGLIGNLFYLGSLLGTAITDSYFYLTDLIPYWRKIMTVEPSLASPILHQALAQMQTPWGISWAIVLVNILLGFSLWSLQKSQLHWWAFAGAVLSTILVDSLFWIAAYFA; this is translated from the coding sequence GTGACTTCTTCTACTTCTAATTATTCCCTAAAAAAAGCTGAATTGAGCTTATCGTTATCGCAAAACCAAGAACGTCAAGCTTGGTTAGTTTTTTTTGCTGCTTCTTTTTTAGTATCTGTGCCAGTATTTTTTCAAGCACCTTTAGTTAGACTTTTTCCTTGGTTTAGTCTTTGGCTAACTGTAGTTTGGATTCTTTTGGGAGGATTTCTTTATCAGCGTCAAAAAACTCGGTATTGGGGAGACTTATTGTTAGGATTTAGTTGGAGTTGGTTAGCAGGTTCAATTTATTGGGGTTGGTTAAGATACGAACCATTAATACATCTCCCGATTGAATCGATTGGCGTACCTTTTGCTATTTGGTGTTTGTGGCGCAGATGGGGATTAATTGGCAATTTATTTTATCTTGGTTCATTATTAGGCACTGCGATTACAGATTCATATTTTTATTTAACAGATTTAATTCCCTATTGGCGGAAAATAATGACAGTAGAACCCAGTTTAGCCTCGCCAATCTTACATCAAGCCTTAGCTCAGATGCAAACTCCTTGGGGAATTAGTTGGGCAATAGTACTCGTCAATATTTTATTAGGTTTTAGCTTGTGGTCTTTACAAAAAAGCCAGCTTCATTGGTGGGCATTTGCTGGAGCAGTATTGAGTACAATCTTAGTTGACAGTCTCTTTTGGATTGCTGCTTATTTCGCCTAA
- a CDS encoding AbrB family transcriptional regulator produces MSEIATAPLTGKALLQKVKELSHLPRRETAKRCGYYTTTKDNQTRVNLTDFYDAVLAAKGVPLDPEGAKDGRGREPTYKVSVHKNGQIVIGSTYTQAMGLKEGDKFEIKLGYKHIHLKQVDDDGDDDETFSEN; encoded by the coding sequence ATGAGTGAAATTGCAACCGCTCCTTTAACAGGAAAAGCATTACTTCAAAAAGTAAAAGAGCTTTCCCACTTACCAAGAAGAGAAACAGCAAAGCGCTGCGGATATTACACTACCACTAAAGACAATCAAACGAGAGTAAATTTAACAGATTTTTATGATGCAGTTCTTGCTGCTAAAGGAGTTCCCCTCGATCCAGAAGGAGCAAAAGATGGTCGTGGTCGTGAACCTACTTATAAAGTAAGCGTCCATAAAAATGGTCAAATTGTCATTGGTTCTACTTACACTCAAGCAATGGGTTTAAAAGAAGGTGATAAATTTGAAATTAAGTTAGGTTACAAACACATTCATCTCAAACAAGTAGATGATGATGGTGATGATGATGAGACTTTCTCAGAAAATTGA
- the lepB gene encoding signal peptidase I yields MKSPDKKLVETESNQLPEKIVNQTNLWQKIKENAVTVIIALVLAFLIRIFIAEPRYIPSDSMIPTLATGDRLVVEKVSYYSHSPLQGDIIVFTPPPQLQMQGYQANQAFIKRVIATAGQTVAVENGIVYVDNQPLKETYIAEPPKYNLAPVVVPDGYLFVMGDNRNNSNDSHIWGFLPRENVIGHAVMRFFPFSRIGLIQ; encoded by the coding sequence ATGAAATCTCCCGACAAAAAACTAGTCGAAACCGAATCTAATCAATTACCTGAAAAGATAGTTAATCAAACTAATTTATGGCAAAAAATCAAAGAAAATGCTGTTACGGTTATCATTGCTTTGGTTTTAGCTTTTTTAATTCGTATATTTATTGCAGAACCCCGCTATATTCCTTCAGATTCGATGATTCCTACTTTAGCAACAGGCGATCGCTTGGTGGTAGAAAAAGTTTCTTATTATTCCCATTCCCCATTACAAGGAGATATCATTGTTTTTACACCACCGCCACAACTGCAAATGCAAGGATATCAAGCTAATCAAGCTTTTATTAAAAGAGTAATTGCTACTGCCGGTCAAACTGTAGCTGTAGAAAATGGCATTGTCTATGTTGATAATCAACCTTTAAAAGAAACTTATATTGCTGAACCACCCAAATACAATCTTGCCCCCGTTGTAGTTCCCGATGGTTATTTATTTGTGATGGGAGATAACCGGAATAATAGTAATGACTCTCATATTTGGGGTTTTTTACCACGAGAAAATGTAATTGGTCATGCAGTGATGAGGTTTTTTCCTTTTAGTCGAATTGGTTTAATTCAGTAA
- a CDS encoding RnfABCDGE type electron transport complex subunit D, whose protein sequence is MFLEDARDYQLIFLGSFLFLGLNTRDWTLNFNIIFVAIASCLITQWCFSSWQEYSQIQDNYPVTIHRYYAIISSSVVISSLKSALITALGLCLLLRTNHYSTMMLAGLSAIASKFLFRRGNKHFYNPANFGIIAALTLTDDAWVSPGQWGTDWWYLLFFAGAGGLVLKRVGRWDTSVTFLLTYTSLEAMRNWWLGWSWDVWWHQLSSGSLLLFALFMLTDPRSIPDAQNSRILWSVTIAIVSVILKDWFYLSTGIFWALFWLAPLTIVLDQIWSAPRFVWKSKPELSM, encoded by the coding sequence ATGTTTTTAGAAGATGCGCGAGATTATCAACTGATTTTTCTGGGTTCATTTTTATTTTTAGGTCTAAATACCAGAGATTGGACTTTAAATTTTAATATTATCTTTGTTGCGATCGCTAGTTGTTTAATTACTCAATGGTGTTTCTCCTCATGGCAAGAATATTCTCAGATTCAAGATAATTACCCAGTTACAATCCATCGTTACTATGCAATCATTTCTAGTTCTGTAGTTATTTCTTCTCTTAAAAGTGCTTTGATTACAGCGTTAGGACTTTGCTTATTATTACGGACGAATCATTATTCTACGATGATGCTAGCCGGATTGAGTGCGATCGCAAGTAAATTTTTATTTCGTCGTGGCAATAAGCATTTTTATAATCCTGCTAACTTTGGCATTATTGCTGCCTTAACTTTGACTGATGATGCCTGGGTTTCACCAGGACAATGGGGAACAGATTGGTGGTATTTGTTATTCTTTGCTGGTGCAGGAGGGTTAGTTCTGAAGCGAGTTGGACGTTGGGATACTTCTGTCACTTTTTTGTTAACCTACACCAGTTTAGAAGCAATGCGTAATTGGTGGCTTGGTTGGAGTTGGGATGTTTGGTGGCATCAATTAAGCAGTGGTAGCTTATTACTCTTTGCTTTATTTATGTTAACTGACCCGCGTTCAATACCCGATGCTCAAAACAGTCGGATACTTTGGTCTGTAACAATTGCCATTGTTAGTGTGATTTTGAAAGATTGGTTTTATCTCTCAACTGGTATTTTTTGGGCATTATTTTGGCTAGCACCTTTGACCATTGTATTGGATCAAATTTGGTCAGCACCAAGATTTGTCTGGAAATCTAAACCAGAATTATCGATGTGA
- the aroQ gene encoding type II 3-dehydroquinate dehydratase encodes MSQKKILVLNGPNLNLLGLREPQIYGSVTLEQIDRDLVEEGNRLQVQVSCLQSNHEGVLVDAIHQAREQSQGILINAGAYTHTSVAIRDALAGVKLPTVEVHLSNIYQREAFRHHSYIAPIAIGQISGFGVESYRLGLQALVHHLRNQK; translated from the coding sequence TTGTCTCAGAAAAAAATCTTGGTCTTAAATGGCCCTAATTTAAATTTATTGGGACTGCGAGAACCTCAAATTTATGGTTCTGTTACTCTTGAGCAAATAGATCGTGATCTAGTAGAAGAAGGAAATAGGCTGCAAGTACAAGTTAGTTGCTTGCAGTCCAACCACGAAGGCGTTTTAGTAGATGCCATTCATCAAGCTAGAGAACAGTCTCAAGGTATTTTGATTAATGCAGGAGCATATACTCACACCAGTGTAGCTATTCGAGATGCATTAGCAGGAGTGAAACTGCCTACTGTAGAAGTTCATCTGAGTAACATCTATCAAAGAGAAGCTTTTCGTCATCATTCTTACATAGCACCGATCGCGATTGGACAAATTAGTGGTTTTGGTGTAGAAAGTTATCGTCTGGGATTGCAAGCCTTAGTTCATCATCTGCGAAATCAAAAATAA
- the tatA gene encoding twin-arginine translocase TatA/TatE family subunit has product MFGLGWPEVAIIGIVALLVFGPKKIPEIGSALGKTLRGFKEEINNPQLEEEDSEIDR; this is encoded by the coding sequence ATGTTTGGTTTAGGTTGGCCTGAAGTAGCAATCATTGGGATTGTAGCTTTACTCGTGTTTGGACCAAAAAAAATTCCTGAAATTGGCAGTGCGTTAGGCAAAACGCTACGAGGTTTTAAGGAAGAAATAAATAATCCCCAACTAGAAGAAGAAGACTCAGAGATAGATAGATAA